AACCAGATAACCGCCCGATTTATAAGGTACCAGAGCACCATCTTCGATAGGCGCAGCGATAGATTTACCGTTACTGCACTTCCAGCCTTTATAATTCTTGCCGTTAAACAACAACTTCCAACCAGCCGCCTTCTCGGCAGCGGATAACTTGTTGTCAGTGGCAGCAGATCCGCTGTCAGCCAGATCGAGCTTTGACAGTTTTTTGTGTGCTGCTTTCTTTGCCTTCTTGAGCACACTCTCCAGGGAGACTTCAGCACCACCCTGTCGTTTACTTTCGTCGGCAGCTTCCATGAAGCTGTAGATTTCCAGTGTTTCTTCTTCGCTGACAGGCGGCTTTCCAGTACGGAAGAACTTCGCGATCTCAACCAAGAGTGGCTTATAACCGTCATATCCTCCCACAGCCACTTCGCCATTTTTGCCGACAGCTGTTCCGCCATAACCTTTGGGAGCCCCTTTGCGAACGCCCGAGAATTGCCCTTCTCGGCCTCCCGACCATTTACCGACTACTTCATCCCGGTCCGCATTACTGACGGTCCGCTTAGCAGTCTGGCATCCTGGCCCCATGACTGTAAACAGAGTTTCGACGCCATGAATGCCGTACCAGTACAGATCGGGGTGTGTTGCTTCCAGTGAACAGGGGCTATGCGTGCTGCATTTGGTAATCTTGCCTTCTTCGCCGTTCCTCAAACGCTGCGCACCTTTCGAAAACCGCAACGAGGAAGAAGAAAACATCGGTGTATTGTATTTGCGCGACAGTTCGAAGAGCGCGACGGCGTCGGTCAGCGAACCGGCGATGGGTTTGTCTATGAAAACGGGCTTTCCAGCTTGAAACACGGGAATGGCTTGCTCCAGGTGAGGCCGTCCGTCATTGGTTTCCAGAAAAACCACATCTACTTTTTTCATCAACTCATCAATCGAGTCGACAATTTCGACCCCCATCTCTCTGACCTGCTTTGTGTAACCAGGCACCCGGGAAACGCTGGACTCAATATCTTTACTCCCCTGCGGGTAAGCAGCGACGACTCGAATGCCAGCCAGGTCGCCTTCGGGGTTTCCCGTGTTAAGCATTTTAGTGAAGGCAATCGCGTGTGATGTATCCAGCCCGATAATTCCTGCCCGCAATTCCTGCTTTGATTCCCAAGCCATCAAGGGGCCGGTGAGTGCCACCGTCAGTACAAATAGCAAAAGTGTCGCCTGACAAAATAGCCGTTTTAAAGGTCCCGAGTTCATAATGTTCCTCAAATCAAGTGTGACAGGTAAGCAAAGGGGGAAACTGGCAGGTAAAGCCGACTCTGACGCTATATTATATAGTCAGAAATAGCCTTCGACTTCCTAATGAATGTTTATAAATTCGATTATTGCAAACTCAACGTATGAAATGCAATCAAACAATCCGTTCGAGTCTGAATTTTCGTGTTTTCGATTTCAAATGACTTTGTGGCCAGCAACAGTAATCAATCAGTCGGCGTAGTCTTTCCCATTCAGACTGTCGACTACCGATTCCTGCCAGGCTTTTAAACCCGCTTTCATTTTCTTGAGTCGCGCAGGATCTTCTTTGGAGAGGTCCTGCTGCTCCGCCTTATCTTGTGACAGGTAATACAGGGCATATTTCGGGGCTCCTTTTTTTGATACCGATTTCAATAACTTATAATCACCGTCAACCCAGGCAGCTGCTCCCGGTAGATCTTCTTTTGGGTAATGCGTAGCCAGACTGGCTGCGTCCGCATCGGGAACTGGCCCTTTGGGGTTGGGCTGCGCGGGTGTCTGCCGACTTTTGAGATCGAGTAAGATATCCGTGCTGCGTTTCGGATGCCCTTTTTTCGGATAGGTCCAGAAGCCCATTGGCTGGGAACGTGTCATTTTCTGCCCTTCCATTA
This window of the Gimesia fumaroli genome carries:
- a CDS encoding family 16 glycoside hydrolase, which encodes MNSGPLKRLFCQATLLLFVLTVALTGPLMAWESKQELRAGIIGLDTSHAIAFTKMLNTGNPEGDLAGIRVVAAYPQGSKDIESSVSRVPGYTKQVREMGVEIVDSIDELMKKVDVVFLETNDGRPHLEQAIPVFQAGKPVFIDKPIAGSLTDAVALFELSRKYNTPMFSSSSLRFSKGAQRLRNGEEGKITKCSTHSPCSLEATHPDLYWYGIHGVETLFTVMGPGCQTAKRTVSNADRDEVVGKWSGGREGQFSGVRKGAPKGYGGTAVGKNGEVAVGGYDGYKPLLVEIAKFFRTGKPPVSEEETLEIYSFMEAADESKRQGGAEVSLESVLKKAKKAAHKKLSKLDLADSGSAATDNKLSAAEKAAGWKLLFNGKNYKGWKCSNGKSIAAPIEDGALVPYKSGGYLVVYDKPFSDFKFKCDVKMPEECNSGIFFRVGDLKNPVQTGFEAQVLSGKGTGMHDFGAIYDLVAPAANRASAPGEWTNIEITCKGPRVSVAVNGKLVASLNADEWTEPGRRLDGSKHKFKAAVKDFPREGYIGFQDHGHKVWYKNVKLLEL